Proteins encoded together in one Rutidosis leptorrhynchoides isolate AG116_Rl617_1_P2 unplaced genomic scaffold, CSIRO_AGI_Rlap_v1 contig151, whole genome shotgun sequence window:
- the LOC139881420 gene encoding CASP-like protein 1D1, translating to MAPEVQTAHTEAPAVPAQEATPALPPCRSLPLSHVDVVLRILLFVASLVAVVGMFTSKQTKNIYVVQYKIQVLKSAKFQNSPAFIYLVVALSVSGLYSIITTLASISIIMKPQYSTKFIIQFAIWDVIMLGIVASATGTAGGVAYIGMKGNNHVQWSKICNIYDKYCLHTGVSILFSLIASIILILLIAISVVSLYKKIPK from the exons ATGGCACCCGAAGTTCAAACGGCCCACACTGAGGCACCTGCTGTACCAGCGCAAGAAGCCACGCCGGCGCTTCCCCCTTGTCGGAGCTTGCCCCTTTCCCATGTCGATGTTGTTCTTAGGATTTTATTGTTTGTTGCATCATTAGTGGCAGTTGTAGGAATGTTCACTAGCAAGCAAACAAAGAATATCTATGTGGTacagtacaaaatacaagttctcAAGTCAGCAAAATTTCAGAACTCCCCTGCTTTCAT ATATCTTGTAGTAGCACTATCAGTGTCTGGGTTATACAGCATCATCACTACTCTTGCATCAATTTCAATCATCATGAAGCCACAATACTCTACCAAGTTCATAATTCAGTTTGCAATCTGGGATGTG ATCATGTTGGGGATTGTAGCTTCAGCGACTGGAACTGCTGGAGGAGTTGCATATATTGGGATGAAGGGTAATAATCATGTCCAATGGAGCAAAATTTGTAATATTTATGACAAGTATTGTTTACACACAGGCGTCTCCATTCTATTCTCCTTAATTGCTTCCATCATCCTCATTTTACTCATCGCTATTTCCGTTGTTTCTCTCTACAAAAAAATCCCAAAGTAG